One genomic region from Actinocatenispora thailandica encodes:
- a CDS encoding WecB/TagA/CpsF family glycosyltransferase, giving the protein MAAADLNFPDGQSIVWAARLLGNRPKGRVPLTHVTAPLCGAWAAAGLPVFLLGGKPGVAERAAERLHTDHRVRVVGVAHGYFQPADEPALIAAINASGARILLVGLGNPRQELWLAEHRDALAPPVAITCGGWLDWTAGERRPCPPLVYRFGLEWAYRLAQEPRRLFARYVLGNPRFLYHVLRRGSRPRTAPVAEHPMARPGF; this is encoded by the coding sequence ATCGCCGCCGCCGACCTGAACTTCCCGGACGGCCAGTCCATCGTGTGGGCCGCCCGGCTGCTCGGCAACCGGCCGAAGGGACGGGTGCCGCTGACGCACGTGACCGCGCCGCTGTGCGGCGCCTGGGCCGCGGCCGGGCTGCCGGTCTTCCTGCTCGGCGGCAAGCCCGGCGTCGCCGAACGGGCCGCGGAGCGGCTGCACACCGACCACCGGGTGCGGGTCGTCGGCGTGGCGCACGGCTACTTCCAGCCGGCCGACGAGCCGGCGCTGATCGCCGCGATCAACGCCAGCGGCGCCCGGATCCTGCTGGTGGGGCTGGGCAACCCGCGCCAGGAGCTCTGGCTCGCCGAGCACCGCGACGCGCTCGCACCCCCGGTCGCGATCACCTGCGGCGGCTGGCTGGACTGGACCGCCGGTGAACGCCGCCCGTGCCCGCCGCTGGTGTACCGGTTCGGCCTGGAGTGGGCGTACCGGCTGGCGCAGGAGCCGCGCCGGCTGTTCGCCCGCTACGTCCTGGGCAACCCGCGCTTCCTCTACCACGTGCTGCGCCGCGGCTCCCGCCCGCGGACCGCGCCGGTCGCCGAGCATCCGATGGCGCGTCCGGGATTCTGA